A region from the Spea bombifrons isolate aSpeBom1 chromosome 7, aSpeBom1.2.pri, whole genome shotgun sequence genome encodes:
- the SEZ6L2 gene encoding seizure 6-like protein 2 → MPPLAPVCWMLLAILAPVRGLPLVDGEGTETPDVPHTASHGRPDPVSLEQLVHQAVLKKDFLQQDVFFTGTTSVPTRAAPISLSEDVATVGVSEASGVLTTAVGGAFSLPPPLSTLTPPSPAPTGGPGPSPEGEEETTTTLITTTTVTTVHSPVFCNNNISESEGILETPEYAGGSFFGGLDCTYSVSVYLGYGVEIQVEKLNLSKEEALSVEGLEEDRRFLLANETLMAEGQVIRSPTNHIAVRFQTYRTTNPGSFKLRYQAFVLSCVFPPRPENGEVTVTDLHPGGAANFRCAPGFTLRGQDSLVCLNITRPQWSGNPPVCAASCGGIIRNATVGRIVAPDVSGIHGNNLSCHWLIEASEGQRLHLHFERVSLDEDNDRLVVRSGSSPLSPLAYDSDIDDAPERGLLSDAQSLYIELISENPTVPLLLSLRYEVFSESRCYEPFLAHGNFSTTDPLFGPGALVSFSCNAGYMLEQGPSVIECVDPADPHWNESEPVCKALCGGEISEPAGVILSPDWPQNYGKGQDCVWGIHVQEDRRVLLEIEILNIRRSDALTVYDGDDLTARVLGQYMGVHQRFNLFSSANDVTLQFQSDPNDPVFSLSQGFIIHFKEVPRNDTCPALPEVPYGWKTSSHPDLIRGTVVTYQCEPGYDITGSDILTCQWDLSWSNAPPTCEKILNCADPGEIANGGRQTSDARFPIGSRVQYSCNEGYTLEGSKTLTCYNRDTGTPKWSDRIPKCVLKYEPCLNPGVPENGYQTLYKHHYQAGEALRFFCYEGFELIGEVTITCVPGHPSQWTSQPPLCKVAYEELLDDRKLEVTQTTDPSHQMEGGNIALAIFLPIILVILLIGGIYIYYTKFQGKSLFGFSFPASHSYSPITVESDFNNPLYEAGDTREYEVSI, encoded by the exons ATGCCGCCTCTCGCCCCTGTCTGCTGGATGCTGCTGGCCATCCTGGCTCCCGTGCGAG GTCTGCCCCTGGTGGATGGAGAAGGCACAGAGACCCCTGACGTTCCGCACACCGCCTCTCATGGGCGTCCGGACCCTGTCTCTCTGGAGCAACTCGTACATCAAGCTGTCCTGAAAAAAGACTTTCTGCAGCAGGATGTCTTCTTCACAG gTACAACCTCTGTGCCAACGCGGGCTGCCCCAATCTCGCTGTCTGAGGACGTGGCGACCGTTGGAGTCAGCGAGGCCTCGGGGGTCCTCACCACAGCAGTTGGTGGAGCCTTCTCCCTGCCTCCCCCTCTCAGCACCCTTACCCCACCATCTCCAGCCCCCACCGGGGGTCCTGGACCCTCCCCCGAGGGAGAGGAAGAGACCACAACCACGCTGATTACAACCACAACTGTAACGACAGTACACAGCCCAG TgttctgtaataataatatttcggAGTCGGAGGGGATCCTGGAGACCCCGGAATACGCCGGCGGCTCCTTTTTTGGCGGCCTGGACTGTACGTATAGCGTGTCCGTGTATCTTGGGTATGGAGTGGAGATACAG GTGGAGAAGCTGAACCTGTCCAAGGAGGAAGCTCTGAGCGTGGAGGGGCTCGAGGAGGACCGGCGCTTCCTGCTTGCAAATGAAACACTGATGGCCGAGGGTCAGGTGATCCGCAGCCCCACCAATCACATTGCAGTACGTTTCCAGACCTACCGCACCACCAACCCTGGCTCCTTTAAACTGCGTTACCAAG CGTTCGTCCTGAGCTGCGTCTTTCCCCCCCGGCCTGAGAACGGGGAGGTAACGGTCACGGATCTGCACCCCGGGGGGGCCGCCAATTTCCGCTGTGCCCCCGGCTTCACCCTCAGAGGACAGGACTCCCTGGTGTGCCTGAACATCACCCGGCCGCAGTGGAGCGGAAACCCGCCGGTGTGCGCAG CGTCCTGCGGAGGAATCATCCGAAACGCCACGGTGGGACGTATCGTGGCACCTGATGTTTCAGGTATCCATGGTAACAATCTCAGCTGCCATTGGCTGATTGAGGCCTCGGAGGGACAGCGGCTCCACCTGCACTTTGAGAGAGTGTCACTAGATGAGGACAACGACAG GTTGGTCGTGCGCTCGGGGagctcccctctctcccctctggcCTACGATTCGGATATAGATGATGCCCCAGAGAGAGGTCTCCTGAGCGATGCGCAGTCTCTTTATATAGAGCTCATCTCAGAGAACCCGACGGTCCCTTTACTGCTCAGTCTGCGCTACGAAG TGTTCTCTGAATCCCGCTGCTATGAGCCGTTCCTGGCGCACGGGAATTTCAGCACCACGGACCCTCTCTTTGGCCCTGGGGCGCTGGTCTCGTTCTCCTGTAACGCGGGGTACATGCTGGAGCAGGGCCCCTCGGTGATCGAGTGCGTGGACCCCGCCGACCCCCACTGGAACGAGAGCGAGCCGGTGTGTAAAG CGCTGTGCGGGGGTGAGATCTCGGAGCCCGCCGGGGtgatcctgtctcctgattgGCCGCAGAACTACGGCAAGGGCCAGGACTGCGTGTGGGGCATCCACGTCCAGGAGGATCGCCGGGTTCTCCTAGAGATAGAGAT TCTGAACATACGACGCAGCGACGCGCTGACCGTGTACGACGGAGACGACCTGACGGCGCGGGTTCTCGGCCAGTACATGGGGGTCCACCAGAGGTTCAACCTCTTCTCCTCGGCCAACGACGTGACGCTTCAGTTCCAGTCTGACCCCAACGACCCCGTATTCAGCCTGAGCCAAGGCTTCATCATCCACTTCAAAG AGGTCCCACGGAACGACACTTGCCCCGCGCTCCCCGAGGTGCCCTACGGCTGGAAGACGTCCTCGCACCCCGACCTGATCCGCGGCACCGTCGTGACCTATCAGTGTGAGCCTGGCTATGACATCACTGGATCCGATATCCTCACCTGCCAGTGGGATCTGTCTTGGAGCAATGCCCCGCCCACCTGCGAGAAAA TCCTGAACTGCGCAGACCCCGGGGAGATTGCGAACGGCGGCCGCCAGACATCGGATGCGCGCTTCCCCATTGGCTCGCGGGTCCAGTATTCGTGTAACGAGGGGTACACTCTGGAAGGGAGTAAGACCCTGACCTGCTACAACAGGGACACCGGGACCCCCAAATGGAGCGACCGCATCCCAAAGTGCGTCT TGAAGTATGAGCCGTGTCTGAACCCCGGGGTCCCTGAGAACGGCTACCAGACCCTGTACAAGCACCACTACCAGGCGGGCGAGGCGCTGCGCTTCTTCTGCTACGAGGGCTTCGAGCTGATAGGCGAGGTCACCATCACCTGTGTCCCCGGGCATCCGTCCCAGTGGACCAGCCAGCCGCCCCTCTGCAAGG TTGCCTACGAGGAGCTTCTTGACGACAGAAAGTTGGAAG